In Georgenia soli, a genomic segment contains:
- a CDS encoding DoxX family protein, whose translation MNLLRLLARPMLAATFVVDGVDAVIHPEAHAEKFRKITPALEQAGVPQALYSNPKNLARVSGAVSAVSGLMLATGRRPRSAALTLALLNIPMTVVNNPVWAAQGGRQRKEYLGGLVRGLSLGGGLLVAAADLGGKPSWGWRLANARDHRADLRQVKARAKDHQSD comes from the coding sequence ATGAACCTCCTACGCCTGCTCGCGCGCCCGATGCTCGCCGCCACGTTCGTCGTCGACGGGGTCGACGCCGTGATCCATCCCGAGGCCCACGCCGAGAAGTTCCGGAAGATCACCCCCGCGCTCGAGCAGGCAGGCGTCCCGCAGGCGCTGTACTCCAACCCGAAGAACCTCGCCCGCGTCAGCGGCGCGGTCTCGGCCGTGTCCGGGCTCATGCTTGCCACCGGCCGCCGCCCGCGCAGCGCCGCGCTGACCCTCGCCCTGCTGAACATCCCCATGACCGTCGTCAACAACCCGGTGTGGGCGGCGCAGGGCGGCCGGCAGCGCAAGGAGTACCTCGGCGGCCTGGTCCGTGGCCTGAGCCTGGGCGGCGGGCTGCTCGTCGCGGCCGCCGACCTCGGCGGCAAGCCCTCCTGGGGCTGGCGCCTCGCCAACGCTCGCGACCACCGCGCCGACCTGCGCCAGGTGAAGGCACGGGCGAAGGACCACCAGAGCGACTGA